In the Micromonospora narathiwatensis genome, one interval contains:
- a CDS encoding KAP family P-loop NTPase fold protein: MTSDSGSWWIDDPISTPDDESLGRMPFVRRVAELLDEIASRPSSTVVALVGPWGSGKTSTANLVLDALDPDQWGISRLNPWAMGSAEAIVAELLGAIRSSLPKKAKEARKKLKSYAAYAAPLLSLIPVAGDTLKDVSDMALKRLEGESTLQAQFEQLSDELRSLARPILVFIDDVDRLQPDELLALFRAIRVLGRLPYVHYAVAYDQRTIVDLLKATPIAREREDRALAFLEKIVTLRIDQPLIRAEQSELLFNDGLTKLLTDLQATLGNEERRRLSDEWELLLSADLAEPRSVSRFIAQLRVYLPLVGLGDVDLVDYLVVTHLRSMYPAAYQALAADRSWLAASAGYGDDSCLAPWRDGSRLAKMELPAAQHDRLLAAIQRLFPVLKPAERREVRRRGVNNPDYVDRYFTFVLGEADATDAVLLNAMRDWSRGQAGTGTDLLISMLTPNAEDRDACARSASVIRRLEALTDQLPTNDAEILLRNVLRYLPLPAGPGLVLGGPDAAVISWISRLLLAVDDVDVPSLLAVIDGRGIPALVDFLRSLPDRKPSAEVGRLSRLLDESAEHGWQAFLGHVESGDAAPDAPTESLFALVENLLGTKETDRRLRSAVDDGTSISGLAARLVRVGAEVSSGQPVIIDLDAASLIQRLGDARVLEGRPALEADAGSETVDRQDLAWASRRRTAARLLVDALANPSRSRVPSLPTDVPEPFTNYRVNPLEAPNGEVPDLGISVTVLVSAGESLPMTNLAAPGPFGDEREAIIQNELRNGGVNHWLEVTAATAWPLIADQWQISDGGDGRTVTKAAVALRSKDETTTGGWRQETPILAGAQIRTGATNPGGVEPFLVADFAVGLWLTELTADRRPDPRRHDSRPLPAALSLAELYTLLIEVMTGAIRSAAVLHARLIERGEPEPSMIIKVAMEAGTGVDAVVDLSKEERVGTGGSRPQIQVGHFRFSTPDAQDVDKFNEQARSAVLALMGEWLLRSGYRRYEDVLLSLPGG; this comes from the coding sequence ATGACGAGCGACAGCGGTAGCTGGTGGATCGATGATCCCATCTCGACACCAGACGACGAAAGTCTGGGGCGCATGCCGTTCGTGCGCCGGGTTGCTGAACTGCTCGACGAGATCGCCAGCCGGCCCAGCAGCACAGTGGTTGCTTTGGTAGGCCCCTGGGGGAGCGGCAAGACCAGCACGGCCAATCTGGTGCTTGATGCCCTCGACCCGGATCAGTGGGGCATCTCTCGGCTAAATCCTTGGGCCATGGGATCTGCCGAAGCGATCGTGGCCGAGCTACTCGGGGCGATTCGCAGTTCGCTGCCGAAGAAGGCAAAGGAAGCGCGGAAGAAGCTCAAGTCCTATGCGGCGTACGCAGCGCCGCTGCTCTCGCTGATCCCCGTCGCCGGCGACACGCTGAAAGACGTCAGCGACATGGCACTGAAGCGGCTGGAGGGCGAAAGCACACTACAGGCCCAGTTCGAGCAGCTGAGCGACGAGCTGCGAAGCCTCGCTCGGCCGATCCTCGTGTTCATCGATGACGTCGACCGACTGCAACCTGACGAACTGCTGGCACTGTTCCGAGCGATCCGGGTACTAGGCCGGTTGCCGTACGTGCACTACGCCGTCGCATATGATCAGCGCACCATCGTCGACCTGCTCAAGGCAACCCCGATCGCTCGAGAGCGGGAGGATCGAGCACTCGCCTTCCTAGAGAAGATCGTCACGCTTCGGATTGACCAGCCGCTCATCCGGGCGGAGCAATCCGAGCTGCTATTCAACGATGGACTAACGAAGCTGCTCACGGACTTGCAGGCCACCCTGGGCAACGAGGAGCGCCGAAGGCTGTCCGACGAGTGGGAACTGCTGCTATCCGCCGACCTAGCCGAGCCGCGCAGCGTCAGCCGGTTCATCGCACAACTGCGGGTCTACCTACCGCTGGTCGGCCTCGGCGACGTCGACCTGGTCGACTACCTGGTTGTGACCCACCTGCGCTCCATGTATCCCGCTGCGTACCAAGCCCTTGCTGCCGACCGGTCGTGGCTAGCGGCGTCTGCTGGCTACGGAGATGATTCATGCCTTGCACCTTGGAGGGACGGCAGCCGGCTGGCAAAGATGGAACTCCCGGCGGCGCAGCACGACAGGTTGCTCGCCGCAATTCAGCGGCTCTTCCCCGTACTCAAGCCTGCGGAACGCCGCGAGGTACGGCGCCGCGGCGTCAACAACCCGGACTACGTCGACCGATACTTCACCTTCGTGCTCGGCGAGGCCGACGCCACCGACGCAGTTCTACTGAACGCAATGCGCGACTGGAGTCGGGGACAAGCCGGTACGGGCACAGACCTGCTGATCAGCATGCTGACGCCCAACGCCGAGGATAGGGACGCCTGCGCGCGCAGCGCTAGCGTGATCCGCCGTCTGGAGGCACTCACCGACCAACTGCCCACTAACGACGCGGAGATACTGCTGCGCAACGTCCTGCGCTATCTGCCGTTGCCGGCCGGTCCGGGGCTGGTCCTCGGTGGGCCCGACGCTGCCGTGATCAGCTGGATCTCCCGTTTGCTGCTGGCCGTCGACGACGTCGACGTGCCTAGCCTGCTTGCCGTAATAGACGGGCGGGGGATCCCCGCGCTGGTCGACTTCCTGCGGTCGCTGCCCGACAGGAAGCCTTCCGCCGAGGTCGGGCGGCTAAGCCGGCTGCTCGATGAAAGCGCAGAGCATGGATGGCAGGCATTCCTTGGACACGTAGAAAGCGGCGACGCAGCCCCGGACGCGCCGACGGAGAGCCTGTTCGCACTCGTCGAGAATCTCCTTGGCACGAAGGAGACGGATCGCCGGCTGCGGTCCGCGGTCGACGACGGCACCTCCATCTCCGGCCTCGCGGCCCGCCTCGTCCGGGTGGGCGCCGAGGTCTCGTCGGGTCAGCCCGTGATCATCGACCTCGACGCCGCTTCGCTGATTCAGCGCCTCGGTGATGCCCGAGTGTTGGAGGGGCGCCCTGCCCTAGAAGCAGACGCGGGAAGCGAGACCGTCGACCGGCAGGATCTCGCTTGGGCAAGTCGGCGGAGAACCGCGGCGCGCCTCCTGGTCGACGCCCTGGCGAACCCATCGCGCTCCCGGGTCCCGTCCCTGCCCACCGATGTTCCCGAGCCCTTCACCAACTACCGCGTTAACCCCCTGGAGGCGCCGAATGGCGAGGTTCCGGACCTGGGGATCTCGGTGACCGTCCTCGTGTCGGCCGGCGAATCGCTGCCGATGACCAACCTTGCAGCGCCGGGACCGTTCGGAGACGAGCGTGAGGCGATCATCCAGAACGAACTGCGCAACGGTGGCGTCAACCATTGGCTGGAGGTCACAGCCGCAACGGCCTGGCCGCTCATAGCCGATCAGTGGCAGATTAGCGACGGCGGCGATGGCCGGACCGTGACAAAAGCAGCCGTTGCTCTGCGCTCCAAGGACGAGACGACGACCGGCGGATGGCGGCAGGAGACGCCCATCCTGGCGGGTGCACAGATCCGGACCGGGGCCACGAACCCGGGCGGTGTCGAGCCGTTCCTTGTCGCGGACTTCGCGGTCGGATTGTGGCTCACCGAGCTGACAGCCGATCGGCGGCCGGATCCCCGGCGGCACGACAGCCGGCCGCTGCCAGCCGCGCTCTCGCTGGCCGAGTTGTATACCTTGCTCATCGAAGTGATGACTGGTGCCATCAGGTCCGCGGCCGTGCTCCATGCTCGTCTGATTGAGCGGGGCGAGCCGGAGCCGTCGATGATCATCAAGGTAGCGATGGAGGCGGGCACGGGGGTCGACGCCGTGGTTGATCTCAGCAAGGAGGAACGGGTAGGGACGGGCGGATCCCGGCCGCAGATCCAAGTTGGCCACTTCCGGTTCTCGACGCCCGACGCTCAAGACGTCGATAAGTTCAACGAGCAGGCCCGCTCGGCAGTTCTGGCGCTTATGGGGGAATGGCTACTTCGCTCCGGATACCGGAGGTACGAGGACGTGTTGCTGAGTCTTCCGGGCGGCTGA
- a CDS encoding integrase core domain-containing protein, producing the protein MNAIMERWVRTCRRELLDRRLTWNQHHLLHVLREFEIFHNEHRPHQGIANARPLAPLPKPITDPDRLAHLNIHRRGRLGGILHEYEHPA; encoded by the coding sequence ATGAACGCGATCATGGAACGCTGGGTGCGGACCTGCCGCCGGGAGCTGCTCGATCGCAGACTGACCTGGAACCAACACCACCTGCTGCACGTGCTGCGCGAGTTCGAGATCTTCCACAACGAGCACCGGCCGCACCAGGGCATCGCCAACGCCCGTCCACTCGCACCACTACCCAAACCGATCACCGACCCGGACCGGCTCGCCCACCTGAACATCCACCGACGTGGCCGCCTCGGCGGCATCCTTCACGAGTACGAACATCCCGCCTGA
- a CDS encoding trypco2 family protein: MDGGIELADLLWQLRHELSRAMWAGERTDLRFEAGPVELELTVAVEKSTEPGVKAKFLVVEAEMGGRRASTVTQRIHLTLHPRLADAPERSPLIAGRSEDGER, from the coding sequence GTGGACGGTGGGATCGAGCTGGCTGATCTGCTTTGGCAGCTACGGCATGAGCTGAGCCGAGCAATGTGGGCCGGTGAACGCACGGACCTACGTTTCGAGGCTGGGCCAGTGGAGTTGGAGCTCACGGTGGCAGTTGAGAAGTCCACCGAGCCTGGGGTGAAGGCGAAGTTCCTGGTGGTGGAGGCGGAAATGGGTGGGCGGCGGGCGTCGACGGTCACGCAGCGTATCCATTTGACTCTGCATCCACGGTTGGCTGATGCCCCGGAGCGCTCGCCTCTGATCGCAGGGCGTTCCGAGGATGGCGAGCGGTGA